Below is a genomic region from Halococcus agarilyticus.
CGTTGGTCCGGGTCTGTTTCGACTTGATGTTCGACGCCTCGGAGTACTCCTCGTTGACGTGCGCGACGATGTCGCTGATCATCTCGCCCGGCGTGACGTAGATGGAGACGAGCTGCGTTCCTGATCCCTCGTACTCCTTCAGATCCTCGATGACCTTCCGGAACTCGTACTTCTTCCGGTCGGACTGTTCGGCTTCCTGGGCACTCATTGCGTGATAATACCGCCTTCCGGGGTAAGTACCCTTTGGCAATCGGTCAGTCCGCCGCTATCCGTCGATCGTGGTGCGAACGCTCTACTGGTTCGGCGACAACCCTGTATCCATGAACGAACCCGAGAGCACTCTCGTCGAGTACGCGGACTACAGTTGTCCGTTCTGTTATCTCACCCATCGATCTCTCGAACAGTATCGACGGACGCGGGACGACGCGCTCGCCGTCGATTGGCGACCGTTCGATCTCCGGAACGGGAAACGCGGGCCGGATGGGGAGATCGACGACGAGGCCGATATCGGGTATCCGTCCGAGGTCGAACAGCGCATCGGACAACTGCGAACGAAGTTCGATGCAAACGAGATGCTTTCTCTCGACGAGGTTCCCAAAGTAGATTCCCTCAACGCACAAGTGGTCTCAAGGTACGTCAGGAACGAGTATCCCAACCAGTGGGCCGAGGTCAACGCCGCGATATTCGACGCTCTGTGGGAGGACGGCCGCGACATCAGCGACGACGGAGTTCTGGCCGAAATCGCAGCGGGTGCTGGCGTGGACCGCGACGAGATCCACGACACCATCGCGGACGACGAACGTCGCAGCCAGCTTTTCGAGCGGTTCGAGAAAGCGCGACGTGACGGCGTCACCGATGTCCCGACGTTCATTGTCGACGGCCGGACGACGACGGGCGTCCTCTCTCCCGAAGAGATCGAACGGTTCGTGTCGGAGTCGTAGCTCGTCGAGGCGTTACACGGGGCCGGACGAGCGCTCGGCCTTCTCGAATGGATCAACGAGGTCGTTCGCGCTGACTCGTCCTTCGGGAGTTCACATCGACTCGGGTGCAGCCACCCCGAGGAGCGCGAGCGCGTTCGCCACCGTCGTCCTGGCGGCGGCGACGAGCGCGAGCCGCGCTGTGCGGGTTTCGCCCTCCGCGTCGAGCACGGGACACTCGCGGTAGAAGGCGTTGAACTGCTCGGCGAACTTCCTGGTGTAGGTGGCGATCACGTGCGGGGCGAGTTCGTCGGCCGCGTTCTCGACGACCGCCGGGAATCGCGCGATCACATCGAGTAGCGCGCGCTCTTCGGGCGTCGTGAGCGTGCTCGCATCCACGCCATCGAGAGCCGGAACCCCCTCGGCCTCGTCCAAAATTCCACACGTCCGGGCGTGGACGTACTGGACGTAGGGGGCCGACTGGGCCTCGAAGTCCAGCGCGCGATCCCACTCGAAGGTGATCGCCTTCGTGGGCTGCTTGGAGACGATGTCGTATCGGACCGCGCCGAGCCCCACTTGACGGGCGATCCGTTCGACGTCGTCCTCGGTGAGGTCGTCGTCGCGAATCCGACTTTCGAGCCGGGATTCGACCTCCTCGCGCGCGCGGTCGATCGACTCGTCGAGCAGGTCGTCGAGGTCGACGCCGGTGCCCGCGCGGGTGCTCATGCCGCCCTCCGGAAGGTTGACCCACGAGTAGTACACGGATTCGAGCTGATCGGTGTCGTTGCCGAGCAGGTCGAGCGCCCCCCGGAGCTGCTCGGCCTGGAGCTTGTGGTCCTCGCCGAGCACCGTGACCGCGCGATCGAAGTTCGCGAACTTCCACTCGTGGTGGGCGAGATCGCGGGTGGTGTAGAGGCTCGTTCCATCGGAACGGAGGAAGACGAGCTTCTTCTCGAAGTTCGGGAGGTCGAGCTGCCACGCATCCTCCTCGTAGACCGCGTTCTCGGTGTCCTGGAGCCGGTCGACGATCTCGTCCATCGAGCCGTCGCGCATGAACCGCGTCTCGCGGACGAACTCGTCGTACGTCACGGGCAGGCGTTCGAGCGACGCACTCATCCCGTCAAGCATCGGCTCGACGACCTCGTTCACCCGCTCGAAGGTCGTCTCGTCGCCGTCTTCCAATCCTTGGAGGATGGCCCGGATCTCGTCCTCGGCAGCCTCGCGCTCCGCCTCCGGAGCGCTTTCGAGGAATTCGTTGCCCTTCCGGTAGTAGCGCACGAGGTCGTAGTCCGCACGAGGGCGCTCCGGTTCGGGAAGATCGGCCTCGTCGAACGTCTCGTAGGCCCACGTGAACACTGCCATCTGGCGGCCGGCGTCGTTGACGTAGTAGTGGCGGGTGACGTCGTAGCCAGCGAAATCGAGGACGTTCGCGATCGCGTCGCCGATGATGGGGTTGCGTGCCCGGCCGACGTGCACGGGGCCAGTCGGGTTCGCGCTGGTGTGTTCGACCACGACCGATTCGTCCTTCGGATCGAGTCGGCCGTACCCCTCCTCACCGGCGGCCGCGAGCGTGTCGTCGTAGTAGGCTTCGGTGGGGTGGAAGTTGACGTACGGCCCCGCGAGAGAGACCCGATCGAGATAGTCGTAGCCCGTCGTGTCGAGCGCGTCGGCGACCTCCTCGGCTATCTGGGGCGGGGGTGCGCCGCGCTCGGCGGCCAGGCGGAAGGCCACACTGGAGGCGAGCGCGGCGTCGACGTTCTCGGGTGGGTCCTCGATGCCGAGGTCAGCAGTCGACACGTCGAGCGCCGAGAGCGCGTCGGAGAGCGCCGCGGCGACGTCGTCGCGAAGTGAGAGGAACATACTCGCCGTTTTCCGGCGGCCGACATAGGACTGTTGGGTTCGTACAGCCCGAGCCCGATACCGTCGGCTTCGAGCCGACGGGTTTACCCACCGCACGCTCGATCTCTCGATACACTCGCTTCTCCGCCGGCTCCACACCGTAACGATTTCGTGACGCGTAACGCGTTCGGTACGCTTATGCGGGACGGGCCCTGACCCTGAAGTATGTCGACGGCAACCGAGCGTGCGGTCGGGAACGACGAGCGCGCGGCGCTGAAGCTGCTCGCGCTCCGCGGCGCGCTCGACGGCGAGATCAAGGTCTCGTGTGCGAACCTCGCGACCGCTCTCGACGCCTCGAACCAGACCGCCTCCCGCCGGCTCCAGCGCCTCGACGACGCCGACCTCCTCACGCGCGAGACCGTCGGCGACGGCCAGTGGGTCGCGGTCACGCCGGCGGGTGAGCGCGAGCTCCGCGAGGCGTACGCCGCCTACCGCCGCATCTTCGAGGAGGACCTCGCGGTCGAACTCGTGGGGAGCGTCACGGGAGGGATGGGCGAGGGTCGCCACTACATCACGCTGCCCGGATACGCCGAACAGTTCGTGGAGCGACTCGGTTACGAGCCGTTTCCCGGGACGCTGAACGTCGATCTCACCGACGAGAGCATCCGATCGCGGACGGCGCTCGCCGGGATCCAGCCGGTAGAGATCGACGGCTGGGAGGACGACGAGCGCACCTACGGCCCCGCCGTCTGCTATCCGGCGACCGTCGAGACTGCGGACGGGGCGTACGACTCCGTCCACGCCATTGCGCCCGAGCGCACCCACCACGACGACGATCAACTGGAGGTGATCGCCCCCGACAAGCTCCGTGAGGAACTCGAACTCGACGACGGCGATCGCGTGACCGTCCGGATCGAGGGCAAAGCGTGACCTCGTGGACGACCGAGAGCGCCGCCAACGTGGACGAGACGGCCGACTCAGCCGAATCCGAGGGCCCCGCGGAACGCGCGATCGCCGCGTTCGCCCGCGGCGACCCCGTCCTCGTCCACGACGCTGCCGACCGCGAGGGCGAGACCGACCTGATCTACCCCGCCGGCGCAGTCACGTCCGACGCGGTCGCCCGGCTCCGCAACGACGCCGGCGGCCTCGTCTGCGTCACGCTTTCGGATGGCGTGGCGAGCGCGTTCGATCTCCCGTTAACGCGGGAGATCGTCGATCACCCGGCGGCCGACGGCGACGAGCTGGCCTACGGCGATCGCTCATCGTTCTCGCTCACGGTGAACCACCGCGACACCTACACGGGGATCACCGACGACGATCGGGCGCTGACGATCACCGCTCTCGGCCGGGCGGCCGCCGCACCTGAAGAAACCGACTTCGCGGCGGCGTTTCGCGT
It encodes:
- a CDS encoding DsbA family oxidoreductase yields the protein MNEPESTLVEYADYSCPFCYLTHRSLEQYRRTRDDALAVDWRPFDLRNGKRGPDGEIDDEADIGYPSEVEQRIGQLRTKFDANEMLSLDEVPKVDSLNAQVVSRYVRNEYPNQWAEVNAAIFDALWEDGRDISDDGVLAEIAAGAGVDRDEIHDTIADDERRSQLFERFEKARRDGVTDVPTFIVDGRTTTGVLSPEEIERFVSES
- the argS gene encoding arginine--tRNA ligase encodes the protein MFLSLRDDVAAALSDALSALDVSTADLGIEDPPENVDAALASSVAFRLAAERGAPPPQIAEEVADALDTTGYDYLDRVSLAGPYVNFHPTEAYYDDTLAAAGEEGYGRLDPKDESVVVEHTSANPTGPVHVGRARNPIIGDAIANVLDFAGYDVTRHYYVNDAGRQMAVFTWAYETFDEADLPEPERPRADYDLVRYYRKGNEFLESAPEAEREAAEDEIRAILQGLEDGDETTFERVNEVVEPMLDGMSASLERLPVTYDEFVRETRFMRDGSMDEIVDRLQDTENAVYEEDAWQLDLPNFEKKLVFLRSDGTSLYTTRDLAHHEWKFANFDRAVTVLGEDHKLQAEQLRGALDLLGNDTDQLESVYYSWVNLPEGGMSTRAGTGVDLDDLLDESIDRAREEVESRLESRIRDDDLTEDDVERIARQVGLGAVRYDIVSKQPTKAITFEWDRALDFEAQSAPYVQYVHARTCGILDEAEGVPALDGVDASTLTTPEERALLDVIARFPAVVENAADELAPHVIATYTRKFAEQFNAFYRECPVLDAEGETRTARLALVAAARTTVANALALLGVAAPESM
- a CDS encoding DUF120 domain-containing protein — protein: MSTATERAVGNDERAALKLLALRGALDGEIKVSCANLATALDASNQTASRRLQRLDDADLLTRETVGDGQWVAVTPAGERELREAYAAYRRIFEEDLAVELVGSVTGGMGEGRHYITLPGYAEQFVERLGYEPFPGTLNVDLTDESIRSRTALAGIQPVEIDGWEDDERTYGPAVCYPATVETADGAYDSVHAIAPERTHHDDDQLEVIAPDKLREELELDDGDRVTVRIEGKA
- the ribB gene encoding 3,4-dihydroxy-2-butanone-4-phosphate synthase codes for the protein MDETADSAESEGPAERAIAAFARGDPVLVHDAADREGETDLIYPAGAVTSDAVARLRNDAGGLVCVTLSDGVASAFDLPLTREIVDHPAADGDELAYGDRSSFSLTVNHRDTYTGITDDDRALTITALGRAAAAPEETDFAAAFRVPGHVHLLRGAPGLLADRRGHTELALALAAAADCPPAAVVCEMLDDGGGALAPADAAAYADHHGLVYVEGAALVERLGQ